The following DNA comes from Deinococcus ruber.
ACCCGTCAGACCCTCTTCCATTGGTGGCCTTTGTGCAGGAATTAATCGGAATCCGTATAAGACGCTATCCCCATGACTTGTGGGTAACGATCAGGCCTAAAGGCAGGGGATTGCATTCGTCTCTTGGTCAGTCTGACCGCCACCTCAGCACCCTGGTCGATCTGCTGCCGATAGAGGCGCTTCACCTGATCAGGAAGGCGTGCTGACTCATACGGATTCCGGCTTCATCCGTTCGCTTCCGGAAAAGCACCAGAAGCCAACTCCATTCTAGAACCCAGGGGTTCCCACCCGTGAGGGAAGGGAGATTTTCCTCCTCGCTCTGCCCTTGGGCAACAGGTCTTTCAGACCTGATTGACCGGAATCCGTATCAGTCATCAGGCCAGCCGCCTGACGCAGTCAGCGTGCAAACTGGATGCTCACCAGCGACTTGCGAACGGCAGCGCTGGCCTCGTTTGAACGCGGCGTCTCACCCAGATAACTGAGCGTATATCCACGCGTACCCCTGACGATCAAGATGACCTGACCGTACACCGGGCGATGGGCGCTGCGGTTGGTGCCGGTAAACAGCAGTTCGCGGGCGGGAAGTCCGGCAACGGTCACAGCGTTCTGCCCGGTCACCTTCACGTTGTCCATCATGCCCGGCAGCGCGTCCAGCGTCGCCTTGACGTAGCCGCCGAGGTTCATGCCCTGCGGCAGCGCCTGCCCCACGCAGGTGATCAGGTTGATCGAACCGGCACTACCGGGCACGTTGATGATCAGGTCGGCCCCGAGGATCGTGGGGCGCAGCGTCCAGCCGCCCGGAGTCGTGATGGAATAGCTGTGATCCGGGCTGGAGAGGGTCTGGGTGGCAACCGCGGCGGCAACGGAAGCAGTGGAGAGGGAGAAGATCAGCAGGGCCAGCGAACGGTGTCTGTTCATACACGCAGGGTAGGAAAGGGGCAGTGGCAGATGGATGACACACGCCGCCCTATCGAGCATCATACAGGTTTTTTGGCCTCCATGCCGAGCTGCCTCGCCAGTGGGCCGCCGAGGAAGGCGGCTCGGTCTGCAGGCGCGAGGGTCTGGAGGCGCTCCTGCTTCCACCGGTCCGCAGCAGCCCAGGCGTCGGGCGCTCGGGCATCGTTCAGGTGAGTCAGCACCTGCGCCCGCGTCCGCAGCAGCTCGCCCCGGCTCACCACCGCGTCGGGGTCGCCGTCGTCGGGCAGCAGCACCGGAAGCCCCAGCGCGAGCTGCGTCTGGGCCAGCCTCGCCTGGGCCGCCAGTGCCACGCCGCGTAGGCCGGTAGCGGCAGCGTCTTCCAGCGCCATCTCCAGCTGGGGCCGCGCCTCGGAGGGGGCCAGCAGCGCGGCCCGCTCCAGGTGCAGACGCGGGCGCAGATACACGTCGGGATAGCTGTCCAGCAGCGTCTGCGCTTCGTCCAGAACGCTCAGCGCTTCACCAGTTCGCCTCAGGGTCACCAGCACCGCTGCCCACATCGAGGCGCGGTCAATCTGAAGCGAGGCGGCCAGCCGCGCCGATGCCATCACGCGCTCTGAAACCCGGTGTGCCTGTTCCACCTGCCCCAGATCGAGCAGGAGTCTTACCCGCTGCATCTCCAGCGCGTCCAGCCACATGCTCTCCGAGACGGCGTGTACCCGCTGGGCGGCGTCGATCTGCGCCAGCGCGTGCGCGTGCTCGCCCAGCGCTTGCCAGCACAGCGTTCGGAAATAGACGTTGATCAGCTGACGGGCGTGGTAGCTGTCCTGAGCATCGAGGTACTTCAGGGCGCGTTCCGCCGTCCCGAGCGCCCCGCGGAAATCTCCCAGCTTCTGCTGCATGCGCGCCTGTTTGGTCACGATGGCGGACGCCTGCGGAAGATCACGGATCTGCAGACACAGCGACTCGGCGTGGCGAAACAGCCGCAGGGCTTCCTCCGGAGAGGTGTACCCGCTCACCTGCCCAAGCCCATCGTAGGAGATCGCCTGCCGCGTGACGTCGCCGGTCTGTTCGCTGATTCGCAGCATCTGCCGCAGCGCCGCCGCCGCCTCGTCGGGACGGCGCGAGACCAGCATCAGCGCCGCCAGCGTTTCGTACAGTTCGGCCTCCAGCGCGAGGTTGCCACTCTCTTCCACCAGCGCCAAGCCCGCACGCACCTCGCGTTCCATGCCCGCCACGTCGTTCTGCATGAACAGCCAGGCGGCGGCCTGTCGGTGCGCCGTCGCCCGCTGCACTGGCGTGCGTGCCCGCGCCTTCAGGGCCTGAATCAGGGTCGCCTGCCGGGAACGGGCGTCCTCCATCTCGTGCAGCATCGCCACCTGTCCGATCAGTCCCTCGAAGGCGTCGTCCGGCTGTCCCAGCGCGTCGTAGAGCTGCACGGCCTGTTCGTAGAAGCCTTCGGCCTCGCGGGGACGGAAGGTCGCTCGGGCTGCCGCACCAGCCTGGATGAGCCACTGGGCGGCTTCCGGCTGGCTGCCGCCGTCGAGCCAATGCCGGGCCACCCGGGCGGCGGGGGCGTGCTGGCGTTCCAGCAGACGGGCGGCGGCACGGTGCAGCAGGCGGCGCACCACCGGCGGCATGCCCCGGTAGACCGCCTCGGCCAGCAGATCGTGGCTGAAGCGTTCCCCCCTCAGGATCTCGGCCCGCTCCAGTTCGTCCCAGGCGGCCCCCGCTTCCAGCAGCGGTACGCCCAGCAGCTCGGCCACCTGTTCGGGCGTGAAGCTCTGTTGCAGCACGCTGGCTGCCCGCGCTACCGGCAACGCCGCCCCGGCCAGCCGATCCAGCCGCGCCAGCACCATCTGTTCCAGCCGGGGCGGAACCGCCACGGCGTTCAGCAGGGCGCGCTGCTGACCCGCCTCTTGAAGATGGCGGGCCGCCTCCAGCACGAACATCGGATTGCCGCCGGTGACATGGACGAGCTGCTCGCCCAGCAGGGCCGATTCTGGCAGCCCCGCGCTCGCCAGCAGCGTGCCCACCTCGGCCGCGCTCAGCCCTTCCAGCTCGATCCTCACCGCCCGGCCTGCCGTCACCAGCGTCGCCAGCGCGTCTTCATGCGGGCGCGCCAGTTCGCCGCGCCGGTAGCAGACCAGGATTCCTGGTCCGTCCTGCTGAGGAGCCAGCAGCCCCGAGACCTCGATGCTGGCGTCGTCGGTGTACTGCAGGTCGTCGTACAGCACCGCGGCCTTTTCCTGGCGAGCGCCTGCCAGCACCTGCGCGATGCTGTGTTTCAGCCGGGCGTCGGCCCCCTCGCCGCTGTCCGGCTGATCGCCCAGTTCCGGCAGCAGGCGGCTGAGGCTGCGAAGGGCCGCTTCGCCGAGCTGCGGCGCTCCACTGCCCAGGGCACGCCGCAGATGACGGATGGCGGCGGCATACGGGACCGAGGCGTCGCCGGGCCGCCCTTCCAGCAGCAGGGTGCAGCCCTTGCTGGCGGCGAACTCGGTCGCCAGCCGCGACTTACCCGCGCCTGCCTCACCGACCACCAGGATCGTCTGGCCGCGCTGCCACGCCGCCTCCATCGCGGCCCAGGCCGCCTCCCGGCCCACCAGCACCGATGGATGCAGCGTCCGGGGAAGAGGCGCGGGCACTTCCGGGAGCTGAGGAAGCTGGCCGCCGCGCTCGATCAGCCGGGCGAGCGCCTGCGTCATCGGCAGCGGGGCAGTATTCAGCCGTTCCTGCAGGGTGTCCTGGCAGTGCTGGTACGCCTGGAGCGCCGCCGCGCGGTCTCCGGCGAGGTAGGCCAGCCGCATGCGGGCGCGGTGCGCGTCCTCCGACACGGGGTCGAGGCGCAGCGCCCACGCTGCCGCCTGCTGCGCCGGAAGGAACTGCCCCGCCTGTTCGCGGGTGCGCGCTTCGTCGAGGGCCAGCCGCGCGCGCAGGGCGTCCAGCCACTCGCGCCAGCCCAGCAGCCACTCGCTGAACTCCTCCAGCTCCGGCCATGCCGCCCCTTCCAGCAGTGGCCCCGCCTCGAACAGCTCGGGCGACAGCCGCGCTGTCCCGGCGAGCAGAGCGCGCACGTCCACCTCGACCTCGGGCCGCAGGCTCAGGCTGTCGCCCGGTTGCCACAGTTCGGCCCCGGCACTGTGGCGCAACCTTCGCAGCAGCATCACCAGGTTGTTGCGACCGGTGGTTTCCCCTACGCCGGGCCACAGCAGATCGGCGAGGCGGGCGCGTGCCACCCGGCCTTCCAGCGCCAGGTAGGTCAGCAGGGCCAACGGTTTGCCCTCGCAGCGCACCAGGTGGGCGTCCGGTGCGCGAAGCTGCGGCACACCGAAGAGCGAGAGCCGCCAAGACCCGTTAGGCATGATGAAGGCAGTTTAGCAAGCCCGCTGCCGTACTTCTGCCTTCATGAAGACCGGCGAGCAGCCGATTTGTTAGCCTGACGCATGCCCCCTGCGCCGTCCGGCTCGCTTCCCTGGCGTCTGGAACTGCTCGGTTCCGCGCAGCTCGTCCACGCAGATGGCCGCACGCTGCGGCTGGATCGCCGGACGGCGGCGCTGCTGGCAGTGCTCGCCCTCGACGGCGGGGATCGCCGTGCCCGCCTCGCAGCGCTGCTGTGGCCCGGCACACCGGACGCGGCGGCACGCAACAATCTGGTTCACCTGCTGCGGAAGCTGCGGGCGGTGGACGGCGCGGAGCTGATCGACGCTTCCGACGCCTCGCTGCGTCTGGCCCCCGGCGTATCTGTCGATGCGCTGGAAGCGCCACAGCATATCGGGACGCCACCACGCCCCCTGCTGGCAGAATTCGAATACGATGACGCCCCCGATCTGGCTGACTGGGTGCTGAGTCAGCGGGAAACGCTGTCGGCCCGCTCACTGGCGGCAGGCCAGAAAACAGTGGCAGTGCACGAGGCGGCGGGGCGGCTGCGCGAGGCGCTGGAGACGGCAGAACGGCTGCTGCTGGCCGATCCGCTCTCCGAGGAATTTCACCGCGCCGTGATGCGTCTGAATTACGCGCTGGGAGACCGTCCGGCCGCGCTGCGGGCGTACCAGCGGGCGAAGGTGGTGCTGCGTCAGGAGCTCGGCGTGGAGCCGTTACCGGAAACGGTGCGGCTGGCCCGCGCCATCGATCAGGGCGAGCTGCCCGGCGTGCCGGACGCGGCCATTCCGCTGAGTGCGCTGCGTCCTCCCAACCTGATCGGACGGGCGGAAGAGTGGGGGCTACTGGAGGCGGCCTGGACAGCGGGGCGGGGCATGATCGTGAGCGGCGAGGCTGGGAGCGGAAAATCGCGGTTGGCGGTGGATTTTCTGCGCTCGAAAACGTCGCATCAGTTGCTGCTCTTCGAGGGACGGCCCGGCGACGCGGCGGCCCCGTACACCACCCATGCCCGCACGTACCGGCAGGTGCTCGACGCCTACCCGGATCTGGACTTGCCCGACTGGGTGCGGCGTGAACTGGCCCGCATCATCCCCACGCTGGGCGAGGCCCCGCCGCCCATGACCGCCGAGGCCGACAAACTGCGCTTCTACGAGGCCAAGGTGGAGATGATCCGGCGGGTGGCGCTTCGGGGGCCGGTGATCCTGGCCTCCGACGATCTGCACTACATGGACGAGGCCAGTATCGAGGCAGGTGGGTACGTCTTCTCGCGTTTCTGGGGCGACGCAGCCACCAACCTCCGGACGCTGTTTGCGTACCGTAGCGGCGCACTCAGTGCTCCGGTGATGGCGCGGATTCAGCCGCTGATCGACGCTGGCCTGGTGACGCTCGTGACGCTGGCCCCGCTCGACGAACCGGCGGTGGGCGCGCTCCTGGCCGAGGTGGAACTTCCAGGCGCACCGCAGCTCTCGCCCGAGCTGTACCGCCTGACCTCCGGCAACCCCCAGTTCGTGCTGGAGGCGGTCAAGGCGATGTTCGAGACGGGCCGCTTCGAGCGAGCGCAGGCGGGCGCGGCCCTGTCCGGTGACGTGTCGGCGGTGATCGGGGGGCGGCTGGCGCGGCTGACACCCGGTGCGCTGCACGCGGCCCGCGCCGCCGCCGTGCTGCAAAGCGACTTCTCACCGGAGCTGGTGGCCGACGTGCTGCACATCGGCCTGCTCGACATCGCCACCGCCTGGGAGGAACTCGAAGCGGCGCAGATCATGCACGGCGAACGCTTCGCGCACGCTCTGGTGCTCGAAACGGTGCTGGCACAGATTCCGGCCACCGCCCGCAGGCTGCTGCACCGCTCGGCGGCGCGGACGCTGGCACAGCAGGGCACGCAGCCCGCGCGGGTGGCGCGGCAATGGCTGGAAGGCGGCGATCCGGTGCAGGCCGCCCCCTGGCTTCAGCGGGCGGCAGAGGCGTCGGCGCATACCCTGCGCTGGAGCGAGGCGGCGGGCTTCTACCGCGAGGCCGCAGCGCTGTACGCGGCGGCGAACATGCCGGAGGAAGCGGCGGCAGTGGAGCAGGCTGCCGAGAGGCTGGAAGAGGGAAGTGGAAGGGAGTAGGAAGTCGGGCGTAGGAACGGCCTTCAAGATGGCCTTTCACTCCATTTCCCAACGCTCTTTTGTCGAGTGCTTCAGAGGAGATGTGATTAGGTAGTGGCTGATCTCCTCAACTGTGTACAGAAGTGCTCAAAGAGACGGTAGAAAAAGTACGCCACAAACAGTATCATTGCAACAAGTCGTTCCACAGCAAACCCGGAGGTGATCGACACTGCCGCTCCTCGCCCACAGGATGAAACTCAACGCCACCCAGGCGCAGTGTCTGTTCTTCGGACGCGCCGCTGGCGCGTCCCGCTTCACCTGGAACTGGGCCCTCGCCCAGTGCACCGACATCCGCCACGCCACCGGGAAAAACCCAACGATGGGGGATCTCAAGAAGCGCTTCAACGCCATCAAAGAGACCGAGTTCCCCTGGATCTACGATTCCCCGAAAGATGCCAACCAGCAGCCGTTCACCTTCCTTCAGCGGGCCTGGACGCGCTTCTGGGACGGCGTGAAAGACGGCAAGATTCCTGTGTGGAACACTGCCCAGAAGAAGGCGCTGCTGGCAGAAGGCAAGAAACGCAGCGAGCTGAGCTTCGCCCCCACGTTCAAGAAGAAAAAAGACGGCGCGTCCTTCTACGTCAGCAACGACAAGTTCAGCATCGACCGGGAGAGCAGAACCGTCACACTGCCCAAAGTCGGACAGGTGAAGCTCGCGGAATTGCCCCGCTTCCGGGGCAAAGTCATGTCCGGCACGGTGTCAAAGGACGGCAACGACTGGTATCTGAGTGTCCAGATTGACGTCGCTGACCGCGACTACTTCCGGTTTCGCAGCGGGGACGGCGTGATCGGCATCGATCTCGGCGTCAAGGACACCGCCGTACTGTCCACCGGAGAGAAACTGACCGGTCCCAAACCCTTCAAGCGCGCGTGTCGCCGACTGGCGATTCTTCAGCGCCGGGTATCCCGCAAACAGGCGGTGGTGCTGGACAGCCTCGGACTCAACGGCAAGGCCATTCCCAAAGGCACACGGCTGACCAAGAGCAACAATCAGAAACGTTCAGAGCGACTGGTCCACGCCGTTCAGAGCCGGGTGAAACACATCCGGCAGAACTTCCAACACACGTTCACCACCCGCATCATCCGCGAAAACCAAGCGGTGGTGATCGAGGATCTGAACGTCGCCGGAATGATGGCAAACCACAAGCTCGCTCGCAGCATCGCCGATATCGGCATGGGAGAGATTCGTCGCCAGCTGACCTACAAAGCCGCGCGGTACGGCACGGCCCTCCATCTCGCAGACCGCTGGTATCCCAGCAGCAAGACGTGTTCGGACTGCGGCTGGAAGAAAGCCGATCTGACGCTGAACGACCGCACCTGGGTGTGCGAAGACTGCGGGGTCATTCATGACCGCGACGTGAATGCCGCCCTGAATCTCAAGAATCTCGTTCCGAAGGTGCTTGCACCGCAGGATGAAGTGGTGTTACCCGGAGGCTACCGAGAACGTCACGCCTTGCCAGTAGAGGTGCTGTTTCAGCCTTCCGAATTCATGAGTGCGCTTGGAGAGGCCTCAGGGCAGGAAAAAAAGGGAAATGATTCCCTCTCAGAAAGCGTTGTCCATCAAACAACACTTTTGGGATAGCAGTCGACAGAAGAAGGGCAGCAACAACGGTGTCGAAACGCCGTTCCCATTCCCCACTTCCCACTCCCATCAACAGAAGAGGGAAGCGCACCCAGCCGGGGCCGCGCTTCCTCCCTGCCGGTTCGGCGCTGTGTTCAGTTGCTCTGGGGCAGGCGGGCTTCGAGGAACATATTGGGCTGAAGGAGGGAGTAGTCGACGTAGAAGCCGCCCGTGTAGGTGGTGCTCCAGGGGTAGTCGTGCACGCCCATCGCCCGGCGGCGCAGTTCCAGCGGCTGACCGTTCATGGTGGCGCTGACCGTATACGTGCCCCACATGACGTTGGGGACAATCCAGCCGGAGTTGGTTTGGCTGAGGTGCAGGGTGCGGGCCGGGCCGGAGGTGCCGTCCGCGAGGGGGCCGACGGGGGTGAGGGTGAGCTGGACGTTGGCCCAGTCGATGTCGAACTCACCGTTCATCTCGTCGAGCATGACCATGCCGAGGTTGCCGTAGGGGTCTTCCGGCGTGATCACCTTCGGCTTGAACGTGAAGTTGAGCACGCCCCCTTCCAGCCCCGGCAACACGTCGTTGCCGTCGGGCACCAGATCGACCGCGATGGTGTAGCCGTTGTACTTGAGTTTCTGGTGGGCGGTGACGTGCCAGGTGGTGGCCATGGCGGTGACATCGAGTTTGTAGAGGCCGTTGGCGTCGGTGGTGGTGAGGAGATCGCTGTTGGAGAACTGGGTGTTGCCGGCATCGATCTCGACGCCTTTGAGCGGCTGGCCCTGCTCGTTCACCACGCGTCCGGTGATGGAGCCCTTTGTGGCGGGCGGTGTCGGCGTGGGGGTGGGGGCGGGCGGCGTGGTGTCCGGGGGCGTCGTGCCGGTGCCAGTGCCGGGCGGGGTGGGCGTGACGGCGGTGGTTGCGCCGCAGGCGCTGAGGGCGAGGGTCATGAGCAGCAGGGCGGCCATCGACTTCTTGTGCTTCATAGGAATTCCTCCGGCGGGCGGCCCTGTTCGGGCGCTCGCTTCTGTGGTGCCCCTACCCTACGAAGGGGGTGGTGGTGATCAGATGACATCGCTTGGTGCGTGTCAGGCGCTGAAGACGCCACGGGTTCTCCTGCTTCCGGGCGGGCGCGCTCGTCCGGGTGTCTGCGTGTGAACGCGTCACCTGTCCACCATCCGCCGCCCTTGCGCTGGTCACGCGCCGATCATCCTCGCCCCGCTAGCGTGCGGGCATGGATGATCTGATCTTCGGACTGTTTCAGCTGTTCGGTGGCCTGCTGGCCTCGCCCTTCATCGCGGGATTGCTGTGCGGTCTCACGGCCCTGTACGGCGTGGGCAGCGACTGGCCCGCGTGGGCGTCGTCGGTCTTCGCCCTCGGCTGGGCGGGGCTGTGGGCCTTCGCGCTGTGGCGGCTGCGCTCATGAAGCGCTGTCATTTGCTCACCACCGGGCGCTCCGTACCGTGAATTCACGCACCGAGCAGCGACACCGCTCACCGGAGGAACGCCCATGAACCGAACCATTCCTGCCGCCCTGACGCTCCTGACTCTTCTCCTCGGCACCGGTCACGCCGTGCCGGGCAAGACGAGCGCGCCCGCCATCAAGGGCTCCATCACCGGACGCGTGGTGAACGAGCAGGGCCAGCCGCTCAAAGGCGTCGAGATCGATGCCGGCAACACCCAGTTCTCCAACAGCGATCTCCTCACCACCACCGACGCCAACGGCCTCTACAAACTCGATGTCACCGCCATGGCCACCACCTGGCACGTCACCGCCCACCAGAAACTCAAGTACAACGGCTACACCGTGGCCGTGAACCTGATCCCAGACAGGAATTCGGTGCTGCCCGGAAAACTCGGCGGGGTACTGAATTTCACGTTCAAGCCGAAGGTGATCACGCCGGAAGACCCCTACGGCAACCTCGGCATGGTCATGCTCGACGAGATGAACGGTGAGTTCGACATCGACTGGGCCAACGTCCAGCTCACCCTCACCCCCGTCGGCCCCCTCGCGGACGGCACCTCCGGCCCCGCCCGCACCCTACACCTCAGCCAAACCAACTCCGGCTGGATTGTCCCCAACGTCATGTGGGGCACGTATACGGTCAGCGCCACCATGAACGGTCAGCCGCTGGAACTGC
Coding sequences within:
- a CDS encoding ATP-binding protein, encoding MPPAPSGSLPWRLELLGSAQLVHADGRTLRLDRRTAALLAVLALDGGDRRARLAALLWPGTPDAAARNNLVHLLRKLRAVDGAELIDASDASLRLAPGVSVDALEAPQHIGTPPRPLLAEFEYDDAPDLADWVLSQRETLSARSLAAGQKTVAVHEAAGRLREALETAERLLLADPLSEEFHRAVMRLNYALGDRPAALRAYQRAKVVLRQELGVEPLPETVRLARAIDQGELPGVPDAAIPLSALRPPNLIGRAEEWGLLEAAWTAGRGMIVSGEAGSGKSRLAVDFLRSKTSHQLLLFEGRPGDAAAPYTTHARTYRQVLDAYPDLDLPDWVRRELARIIPTLGEAPPPMTAEADKLRFYEAKVEMIRRVALRGPVILASDDLHYMDEASIEAGGYVFSRFWGDAATNLRTLFAYRSGALSAPVMARIQPLIDAGLVTLVTLAPLDEPAVGALLAEVELPGAPQLSPELYRLTSGNPQFVLEAVKAMFETGRFERAQAGAALSGDVSAVIGGRLARLTPGALHAARAAAVLQSDFSPELVADVLHIGLLDIATAWEELEAAQIMHGERFAHALVLETVLAQIPATARRLLHRSAARTLAQQGTQPARVARQWLEGGDPVQAAPWLQRAAEASAHTLRWSEAAGFYREAAALYAAANMPEEAAAVEQAAERLEEGSGRE
- a CDS encoding carboxypeptidase-like regulatory domain-containing protein: MNRTIPAALTLLTLLLGTGHAVPGKTSAPAIKGSITGRVVNEQGQPLKGVEIDAGNTQFSNSDLLTTTDANGLYKLDVTAMATTWHVTAHQKLKYNGYTVAVNLIPDRNSVLPGKLGGVLNFTFKPKVITPEDPYGNLGMVMLDEMNGEFDIDWANVQLTLTPVGPLADGTSGPARTLHLSQTNSGWIVPNVMWGTYTVSATMNGQPLELRRRAMGVHDYPWSTTYTGGFYVDYSLLQPNMFLEARLKH
- a CDS encoding RNA-guided endonuclease InsQ/TnpB family protein encodes the protein MKLNATQAQCLFFGRAAGASRFTWNWALAQCTDIRHATGKNPTMGDLKKRFNAIKETEFPWIYDSPKDANQQPFTFLQRAWTRFWDGVKDGKIPVWNTAQKKALLAEGKKRSELSFAPTFKKKKDGASFYVSNDKFSIDRESRTVTLPKVGQVKLAELPRFRGKVMSGTVSKDGNDWYLSVQIDVADRDYFRFRSGDGVIGIDLGVKDTAVLSTGEKLTGPKPFKRACRRLAILQRRVSRKQAVVLDSLGLNGKAIPKGTRLTKSNNQKRSERLVHAVQSRVKHIRQNFQHTFTTRIIRENQAVVIEDLNVAGMMANHKLARSIADIGMGEIRRQLTYKAARYGTALHLADRWYPSSKTCSDCGWKKADLTLNDRTWVCEDCGVIHDRDVNAALNLKNLVPKVLAPQDEVVLPGGYRERHALPVEVLFQPSEFMSALGEASGQEKKGNDSLSESVVHQTTLLG
- a CDS encoding ATP-binding protein; this translates as MPNGSWRLSLFGVPQLRAPDAHLVRCEGKPLALLTYLALEGRVARARLADLLWPGVGETTGRNNLVMLLRRLRHSAGAELWQPGDSLSLRPEVEVDVRALLAGTARLSPELFEAGPLLEGAAWPELEEFSEWLLGWREWLDALRARLALDEARTREQAGQFLPAQQAAAWALRLDPVSEDAHRARMRLAYLAGDRAAALQAYQHCQDTLQERLNTAPLPMTQALARLIERGGQLPQLPEVPAPLPRTLHPSVLVGREAAWAAMEAAWQRGQTILVVGEAGAGKSRLATEFAASKGCTLLLEGRPGDASVPYAAAIRHLRRALGSGAPQLGEAALRSLSRLLPELGDQPDSGEGADARLKHSIAQVLAGARQEKAAVLYDDLQYTDDASIEVSGLLAPQQDGPGILVCYRRGELARPHEDALATLVTAGRAVRIELEGLSAAEVGTLLASAGLPESALLGEQLVHVTGGNPMFVLEAARHLQEAGQQRALLNAVAVPPRLEQMVLARLDRLAGAALPVARAASVLQQSFTPEQVAELLGVPLLEAGAAWDELERAEILRGERFSHDLLAEAVYRGMPPVVRRLLHRAAARLLERQHAPAARVARHWLDGGSQPEAAQWLIQAGAAARATFRPREAEGFYEQAVQLYDALGQPDDAFEGLIGQVAMLHEMEDARSRQATLIQALKARARTPVQRATAHRQAAAWLFMQNDVAGMEREVRAGLALVEESGNLALEAELYETLAALMLVSRRPDEAAAALRQMLRISEQTGDVTRQAISYDGLGQVSGYTSPEEALRLFRHAESLCLQIRDLPQASAIVTKQARMQQKLGDFRGALGTAERALKYLDAQDSYHARQLINVYFRTLCWQALGEHAHALAQIDAAQRVHAVSESMWLDALEMQRVRLLLDLGQVEQAHRVSERVMASARLAASLQIDRASMWAAVLVTLRRTGEALSVLDEAQTLLDSYPDVYLRPRLHLERAALLAPSEARPQLEMALEDAAATGLRGVALAAQARLAQTQLALGLPVLLPDDGDPDAVVSRGELLRTRAQVLTHLNDARAPDAWAAADRWKQERLQTLAPADRAAFLGGPLARQLGMEAKKPV
- a CDS encoding carboxypeptidase-like regulatory domain-containing protein; protein product: MKHKKSMAALLLMTLALSACGATTAVTPTPPGTGTGTTPPDTTPPAPTPTPTPPATKGSITGRVVNEQGQPLKGVEIDAGNTQFSNSDLLTTTDANGLYKLDVTAMATTWHVTAHQKLKYNGYTIAVDLVPDGNDVLPGLEGGVLNFTFKPKVITPEDPYGNLGMVMLDEMNGEFDIDWANVQLTLTPVGPLADGTSGPARTLHLSQTNSGWIVPNVMWGTYTVSATMNGQPLELRRRAMGVHDYPWSTTYTGGFYVDYSLLQPNMFLEARLPQSN